The region GTACAGGCGCAGCGCCACCTCGGCGTCACCATCGGCGGCCGTGCGGTAGCGGTCGAACCTCGCCGCGGAAAGGGCACCGTGGACCCAGTCCAGAGCTTCGGTGTTCATGTAGTCCCTCAGAAGGATGGTGATGGTTGCGGCGGACCGGATTTCCCGTGGTAGTGTTCAACGCGTGAGCCCCGGGGCGCCTCTGCTTTGCATGCCACCCGGGGCATTTTGCTGCCGCTGAGGCCTTCCTCGGCCAGCCTTGTCGATCAGACTATCGATCACCCAACGCGGTCGTCCAACTGCTCCGCGTAGCGGTCACTCCTCGCGGAGCAGCCTCCGCAGGGCCGTGACCAGGGATTCGGGATCGCGGGCCCACGCCAGCACGACGCGGTCGTCGGTGAGGCGCAGCGGCACCTCGCCGGTGCCCTTCGGCGCGGTCCAGCCGCCGCCGAGCACCCGCGCGCCGACCGGCGCGCCGACGTCGGTGGCCGCGGCGATCCGCTCGACCTCCAGCACCTCGCGGCCGACCGCCAGGTTCGTGGGCGTGAGCCGCACCGAGCAGACCTTGCGCCTGCCGTACACCCAGACGGTCGCAGCCGCGGCGAGAGCTCCCGCCAGCAGCAGCCAGGCGACCAGGTGCCTCGGCCCGGGAGTCAGCAGCTCGACCGCGACGCCCACGAGCGCGAAGGCCGGGCCCCACAGCACCGGCCACCAGCTCGCGCCGCGTTCGGCGTAGAGGACGGGCTCAGTCATGCTCACCCGTCAGCCACTCGCCGCTGGCCGGCCACCACAGCAGCACCAGCGCCGCCACCAGGCCGACGGCGAGCGGCAGGTTCGAGATTCCGGAGGACATCGTCACCACCAGGTGCAGCAGGCCGCACACCGAGAGCACGATGCGCGCCCACGGCCGTCGCTTGCGGATCAGCAGGGTCGTGGCGCAGTAAACCAGCACGAAGAACACCTGAACAGCGGTGTTGAGGGTCAGCAGCTCCCACGCCCGCTGCGCGGCGTGCTCCGGCGAGGCCGCACCCTCCTGGACCAGGCGAACCGGCAGCTCGGCGCGGTCGAGCCACATGCCGGCCACGCGCACGACGAGGAACGCGGCCACCACCCACCACAGCAGGATCGCCACCAGGAGCTGGCGCGGCGGGCCGTCGCGGTCGGGTGCGGTGTTCATGCCCACTTCCTAGCAGCGCCGGAAACGCGAGGGGCGCGGTGGTTCCGCCGGAACCACCGCGCCCCCTTTGCTTGCGGGGGCCTCAGCCCCGGTGGCTCGCCGCCTGGAAGTACCAGTTCGACGGCTTGACGAACACCAGCGCGATGAAGGCCCCGCAGCCGACCAGGCCGAGCGCGTTCGTGGCGTAGCTCATGGCCATGAGCCCGCCCGGCAGCTCGAAGCCCTCGCTGCCCGTCAGGTTGATCGGCCCGCTCACCAGACCGGTGAGGCACGACACCGCCCAGATCGACGCGAGGACGGTCAGCGTGATGCGGGCCCAGTTGCGGCCGGCGCGCAGCTTGAACCCGAACGCGATCCAGAGACCGGTCAGGATCAGGTAGAAGAAGATGAAGATCCCCATCACGATCATCACCGTGTAGCCGATGGCGTTGCGGAAGTCGTCCATGCCGTCCCCCTGCGGCATCGCTCCGCTGAGGGCCTGCATCGCCATGAGCATGACCACGGCGGTGAGGACGGTGAACAGCAGCGGGTTGACGATGGCGACCCAGAACGCGAGGTTGACCGTCTGGGGCCGCCGGACGCCCGCGAGTTCGTGCGCGGGCACCTGCGGTGCCGCGTAGGGGCTCATCTGACCGGGCCCGTAACCAGGCGCTCCCTGCGCCGGAAAGCCGCCCGAAGGCGTCCCGTACTGCTGTCCCCCTTGCGGGTACTGCTGGTACCCGCCCTGCTGCCAAGGACCCTGTGGAGATGTCACAGCAGAGACAGTAGGAACCGCGAGCGACGGTTGTCCACCGAATCGGCCACAACCGTTGCTCGTGCGACGACGTCGCCGGTCAGCGGCGCTTCGCGGTCGCGAAGTACTGGTTGGAAGGCGTAAGCCACGCGCACACGACCGTCGCGCCGACGGCCAGCATTTGCAGCAGCGCCAGCAGCATCGCGGTGGCGCCACCCGTGGAACCGCCCAGCAGCGCGGGGCCGGTCACCACGAACCAGATGATGCCGACCACGGTGATGACGATCCGCGCCCAGTTGCGCCCGCGCCGCATGAAGAACAGGAACATGATCCACAACGCCGCCACGGCCGCCATGAACACCAGCGAGCCCACCACGAACGCGGTGTAGATCGTGCGCGCCTCCTGCATCGAGAGCTGCACGTCCGGCGACTGCGCCTCCCGCAGGATCATCCCGAGCTCGGCGTCGTCGATCGACAGGAACGACGCCAGCATCATCGCGAAGCCGACGACCACGCTGGCGATGCCCATCCAGAACGACAGCGTGACCGAGTCGGGAGGCCGCGCCACCGCGGACTCCCGGTCGGGCGGGGGCGGCGCCGAGTACGGCTGCTGCCAGGGCTGGTCCGGAGTAGTCATACCCCGACGGTAGGAACGCCGGACCTGCCCGTCTAAGGACGAACGGCCTGCTTGGGGCCGCGTCCGCGCAGCTCGTGGAAGTACGCGTTGGACTCCGGGTGGAACATGAGCACGATGGCGGCCAGGTCCACGAACATGATCACGACGGAGAAGGCGATGTCCACGCCGGTGAGCGTGCCACCCGCCAGCCGGTTGATCATGTCGAATCCGAGTGCGCCGATCAGCAGTGACAGCATCGCGGTGCCCAGCGCGTTGAGGCCGCCGAGCACGGTCAGCACGATCCGCGCCCAGTTGCGGCCCTGGACCATCCGCGTCGACAGCATCACGTAGACCAGCAGGCTCAGCGCCGACATCATCAGCGAGGAGGCGATAGTGCTGGTGACGGCGGAGTCGACCTGGTCCTGGCGAAGCTCCGGCGCCTGCTGCCGCAGGTTGGCGACCAGCGCCGAGCGGTCGCTGAGGCGGACGAAGGAGCCGGCGAAGCCGACCAGGACCCCCGCCACCCACAGCCGCCGCGCGAGCAGCAGCCAGCGCGGCGGGGTTGGGGTCTTCGGTTCGACCGGGCGCCCGAAGGCGTCGACCTGGCTCACCGGCCCGCCTTCAGCCAACGCGCGGCCTCGGCCGCCCAGTAGGTCAGGACGATGTCGGCCCCCGCGCGCCGGATGGAGGTCAGCGACTCCAGCACGGTGCGCTCCCGGTCCAGCCAGCCGTTGGCGACCGCGGCCTCGACCATCGAGTACTCCCCGGACACCTGGTAGGCCGCGACGGGCACGTCGGCGACACCAGCGATGTCGCGCAGCACGTCCAGGTACGACATCGCGGGCTTGACCATGACCATGTCGGCGCCCTCGGCCAGGTCGAGGTCCGCCTCGCGCAGCGCCTCGCGGCCGTTGGCCGGGTCCTGCTGGTAGGTCTTGCGGTCGCCCTTGAGCTGGGAGTCGACCGCGTCGCGGAACGGGCCGAAGTACGCCGACGCGTACTTCACCGAGTAGGCGAGCACGGCGGTGTCGGAGAAGCCGGTCGCGTCCAGCGACTCGCGGATGACCCCGACCTGGCCGTCCATCATCCCGCTCGGGCCCACGACGTCGGCGCCGGACTCGGCCTGCACCACCGCCATCTCGCCGTAGACCTGCAGGGTCCGGTCGTTGTCGACGGCGCCCTCGGAGTCCAGCAGTCCGCAGTGGCCGTGGTCGGTGAACTCGTCCAGGCACAGGTCGGCCATCAGCACGGTGTCGGAGCCGACCTCGGCGGACAGGTCACGCAGCGCCACGTTGAGGATGCCGTCCGGGTCCGTGCCCGCCGAGCCGACGGCGTCGCGCTCGGCGGGCACGCCGAACAGCATCAGCCCGCCCACTCCGGCCGACACCGCCTCGACGGCGGCCTTGCGCAGCGAGTCCCGGGTGTGCTGCACCACGCCGGGCATGGATGGGATCGGCATCGGCTCGGCGATGCCCTCCCGCACGAACATCGGCAGCACGAGATGCCTGGGTTCCACGGAGGTCTCCGAGACCAGGCGGCGGACAGCGGCGTTCTTGCGAAGCCGACGCGGACGGTGCGACGGGTACATGGGCTTCCTCGCGAACTGCTCGTCTTCAGGTTGGGTCCGCCCGCACCGGGAAGCACCGGCCGCGCGGGCCGGTGCCGCCGGGCGGAGGACTGCATCCGCCCGGAGGCGGATGGAGGTCGGGCCGGGACGCACCGGACGCACCGGCGCATCCCGGTCCATCATCCGCCCGGGGGCGGATGGGGGTCGGACCCGGGTCCGGACAGACGCGGCAGCGTCGCGGCGGACAGACGCGGCAGCGTCTGCCGGGCGGGCCGGGAGGTGGGTGATGACCACCGGCTGACGTCGGCATGTAGGTCTCGGTCCGGTGGTGGCTGACGGCCTGGCCTGCCGGGCGCCCGGACGACGCGGCAGCGTCGCGGCGGACGCGGCAGCGTCGCGGCGGACGCGGCAGCGTCTGGAGAGCCGGGGTCCGGTCGGCGGCGGAGCCGGCAACCTCGCGGCGGACGCGACAGCGTCACGGCGGACCAGACGCGACAGCGTCACGGCGGACGGGGTCCGGCCGGCGGCGGAGCCGCGGACCGGGCGGCGGAGCCGTGGGCCGGGTGGCCTGCGGACGGACGCGGCAGCGTCTGTCCGGCCGGAGGGGCTGCGGGATCGCGGCTTCCTTCCGGCCGGAGCGGACCTACCGGGCCGAGCTACCGGGCGCGGCGGTCGGCCTTCCGACACGCCGGAGGGTTTCCGGGGTGTCGTCTGGGCCGGTGGGTCGGGCTCGGGCTCGCCCCTTCCGACACGGCGGGCAGTGCCCGGGCCGACTCCGGGCCCGGGCAGGTCGGGGCTGGGCCTCGACCCACCGGACATGCCGGAGAGAGCACGAGCCGACATCCAGGCCCGGGCAGGCCGAGGCTGGACCTCGACCCACCCGACACACCGGAGAAAGCACGAGCCGACATCCAGGCCCGGGCAGGCCGAGGCTGGACCTCGACCCACCCGACACACCGGAGAAAGCACGAGCCGACATCCAGGCCCGGGCAGGCCGAGGCTGGACCTCGACCTACCCGACACGCCGGAGAGTGCACGAGCCGTCATCCGCCCGAAGGGCGGATGGTGCTTCGCACCACTTGACGCTCCATCTGGAGCGTCAAGACCTCCGGGCCCTCTTGGCCTTCTTCGGGGGCGGGAGGGCGCCTTCGGCGCGGAGGCGGGCGGCGTGCTCGGCCAGGGCGTCGACCAGGACCGGGATCTGCGGGACCTCCGGCTGGACGTCGACGCGCAGGCCGAACTCCTTGGCCGTCTCCGCCGTGCTCGGGCCGATGCAGGCCACCAGGGTCCGCGCGTGCGGCTTGCCCGCGATGCCGACCAGGTTGCGCACGGTCGAGGCCGAGGTGAAGCAGACCGCGTCGAACCCGCCGGTCTTGATCATCTCCCGGGTCTCGGCCGGCGGCGGCGCCGCCCGCACCGTGCGGTAGGCCGTCACGTCGTCGATCTCCCAGCCGCGCTCGCGCAGACCGGCCGCCAGCGTCTCGGTGGCGATGTCCGCGCGCGGCAGCAGCACCCGGTCCACCGGGTCCAGGATGTCGTCGTGCGGCGGGAAGTCCTGCAGCAGACCCTCGCTGGACTGCTCCCCGGAGGGGACCAGCTCGGGGTTGATGCCGAAGGAGCGGACCTTCTCCGCGGTGGCCTCGCCGACGCAGGCGATCTTGACGCCGGAGAAGGCGCGGGCGTCCAGCCCGAACTCCCGGAACTTCTCCCACACCGCGCGCACGGCGTTGGTCGAGGTGAACACCACCCACTGGTAACGGCCGTCGACCAGGCCCTTGACCGCGCGCTCCATCTGCGCGGGGCTGCGCGGCGGCTCCACCGAGATCGTCGGGACCTCGTGCGAGACGGCGCCGTGCGACCAGAGCCGCTCGCTCATCGAACCGGCCTGCTCCTTGGTGCGCGGCACCAGGACCTTCCAGCCGTACAGGGCGCGGGACTCCCACCACGACAGGCTGTTGCGCTCGGACACCACGTCGCCGATGGTCACCACGAGCTGCCCCTGCAGCTCACCGGCGTCGGCGGCCAGCGAGGCCAGCGTGGTGTCGATGGTGCGCTGCTGGACCGTGGTGCCCGACGCGGTCACCGCGACCGGGGTCTGCGCGGCCCTGCCGTGCTCGACCAGCGCGGAGGCCGCCTCGGCCAGGTGGGTGCCCGCGGTGTGCAGCACCAGCGCACCCGGCACCTTGGCCAGCGAGGCCCAGTCGACGTCGCCGCGGACATCGACCTCGGCGTGCACCGCGCCCAGCGCGACACCCGCGTAGGCGGGCACCGCGGAGCCGGCGGGAACGCCGGGAACGATGTCGAAGGCGACGTCGGTCTTGGCGACCGCCTGCACCTCGCGCACCACCGCGTCGGCGGTCAGCGGGTCGCCCGCGACCAGCCGGACCACGGGGCGGCCCGTCTTGGCCTCGTTGGCCAGGTCCAGCGCCACGTCGGCCGGGTCGCCCACCGCGGGGCGCACCTCGGCGCCCTCGGCGGCCAGCCCGACGATGTCGGCGGGTACGTCCGGATCGGTGACCACCAGCGATGCGCTGGTGATCACGTGCCTGGCCCGGACGGTGAGCAGTCCAGCATCACCGGGGCCTGAGCCCACGAAAGCAATCCGTCCGGGGGTCTTACGTGCTCGGGTCATCAGGGCACTCCCCATCAACTACTGCCCAGGGCCGCTGAGCAGGGCGGCCCTGGCATCGAGCAGCTGGGCGGCCAGTTCACGGCCCAGCTGCTCAGCGGCGGTCGTCTCACCAGTGACGGAGGCGCGCAGCAGGTCGACGCGCCCGGAAGCGTCGTCGACAGCCACCACCCCGCGCACGAACAGCCGCTGCGCCACGCGGCCGTCTGCGTCGAGGTCCTCCACCACTTCGGCCAGCGCGCCGACAGGCGCACTACAGCCCGCTTCGAGCGCGGCCAGCATGGCGCGCTCGGCGGCCACCGCGACGCGGCTGGCCTGATCGTCCAAAACGGACTGCAGCAGGTGCTCGGTGTCCACGTCGTCGACGCGGCATTCCACTGCCAGCGCGCCCTGTGCGGGCGCGGGCAGCATCTGCAGTGGATCGAGCGTTTCCGTGATCCCGGCGAGCCGGCCCACGCGGGCCAGGCCGGCGCGGGCGAGCACGACGGCGTCCAGCTCGCCGTCGGTCACCTTGCGCATCCGGGTGTCCACGTTGCCGCGGATGTCGCGCACCTCCAGCCCGAGGCCGAGGGCCTTGAGCTGGCCTGCGCGACGCGGCGAACCGGTGCCCACGACGGAGCCCGGGGGCAGTTCACCGAGCGTCAGACCGTCCCGGGCCACCAGCGCGTCCCGGGGGTCCTCGCGAACCGGAACGGCGGCCAGCGACAGCCGCGGGTCCGGTGCGGTCGGCAAGTCCTTGTAGGAGTGCACCGCGACGTCGACCTCACCGTCGGCGAGGGCGTCGCGCAGCGCGGAGGTGAACACGCCCACGCCGATCTCGGCGATCGGCGCCATCGACCGGTCCCCCGGCGTGCTCACCGTCACCAGCTCCGTGCGGTAGCCGGCTTTCTCCAACGCTTCGGCCACCCATGAGGTCTGCGCCATCGCCAGCGCGCTGCCCCGGGTACCGATGCGGAGGGTCTTGTTCAACGGTCATCACCGTCCTGTGCAGGCAGATCGCGCAGCTCGTCGCGGGCGCCCGGAGCGCCGGCCCGGCGGGCCTCGGCCACCGAGGCCGAGCCGCGCGCGCGGCCGTCGTCGGCCTGCGCGGTGCCGAGCACCGCGGCGGTCTGCGGATCGAGTTCGAAGAGTTCGCGGAGTGCGTCGGCGTAGCCGGAGCCACCGGGCGTCGACGCGAGTTGCTTGACCCGGACGGTCGGCGCGTGCAGGAGCTTGTCCACCACGCGGCGGACGGTGCGCGCCAGCTCGTCTCGGACGTCGCCTTCCAGCGCGGGCAGCTTGGAGTCCAGCCGCAGCAGCTCGGCGTCGACCACCTCGGCGGCGCGCTTGCGCAGCGCGGTCACCGTCGGGGTCACCTCGGCCGAGCGCTGCGCGGCGAGGTAGCCGCGCACCTCCTCGGCGACGATCGCGGCGGCCCGCTCGGACTCGTTGCCGCCCTGCTGCTCGGAAAGCCTGCGCTGAAGCGTCGCCAGGTCCACCACGGTCACCCCGGGCAGCTCGGCCACCTCGGGCGCGGTGTCGCGGGGCAGGCCGAGGTCGCAGAACACCAGCGGACCGCGGTCGCCGGTCTCGACGTGTTCGGTGGTGACCACCGCGCCGACGGCGCCGGTGCAGGTGACGACGAGGTCGGCCCACGAGATCGCCGACCGCAGCCCGTCGAGGGCCACCGCGCTGGCGGGCACGCCGTCGGTGCGCAGCGACTCGGCCAGCCGCTCGCCGTTGACGGCGGTGCGGTTTGCGATCACGACCTCGCCGATGCCCGCGCGGCGCAGCTGCGCGGCGGCGAGCCCGCCCATCGAGCCGGCGCCGACCAGCAGCGCGCGGCGTCCGGCCAGGCCGCCGAGCTCGGTCTCGGCGTCGGCCAGCGCCTCCGAGACCACCGAGGCGCCCTCGGAGTCGATGCCGGTCTCGGCGTGCACCCGCTTGCCGACCCGCAGCGCCTGCTGCGCAAGCTCGTGCAGGGTCCTGCCGACCGTGCCAGCCTCGTCGGCCACGCCGTAGGACTGGCGGATCTGGCCGAGGATCTGGGCCTCGCCGACGACCATCGAGTCCAGCCCGGCGGCGACCGAGAACAGGTGCTCGACGGCGGCGCCGGCGTAGAAGACGTACATGTGGTCGGTGAGCTCGGCCACGTCGGAACCGGAGTGGCGGGCCAGAACCGAGGTCACGTCCTCGAGGCCGCCGTGGAACGTCTCGGCGACCGCGTAGACCTCGACCCGGTTGCAGGTCGACACCACGAAGGCTTCGCAGATGTGGTCGCGCTGGAGCAGCTCGTGCAGGACCTTGCCGAGCTCGTCGGCACCGATCGCGACTCGCTCCAGGACCCGCACCGGCGCGCTGTGGTGCGAAAGCCCGACGGTGAGCAGGTTCACGGCCGAACCACCATCCCGTTCATCGGGTCGATCTCGTTGCCCACCGCACCGCCGGAGGGCGCGCCGTCCGGTGCCGCGCCGTCCGGGGACGGGGCACCGATGCCGGCACCGTCGACCGCGGCCGCTTCCTGCTGCCTGCGGGCGACGTGGAAGGAAAGAATCTGCATCTCCACCGCCAGGTCCACCTTGCGCACCTCG is a window of Saccharopolyspora erythraea NRRL 2338 DNA encoding:
- the hemB gene encoding porphobilinogen synthase — translated: MYPSHRPRRLRKNAAVRRLVSETSVEPRHLVLPMFVREGIAEPMPIPSMPGVVQHTRDSLRKAAVEAVSAGVGGLMLFGVPAERDAVGSAGTDPDGILNVALRDLSAEVGSDTVLMADLCLDEFTDHGHCGLLDSEGAVDNDRTLQVYGEMAVVQAESGADVVGPSGMMDGQVGVIRESLDATGFSDTAVLAYSVKYASAYFGPFRDAVDSQLKGDRKTYQQDPANGREALREADLDLAEGADMVMVKPAMSYLDVLRDIAGVADVPVAAYQVSGEYSMVEAAVANGWLDRERTVLESLTSIRRAGADIVLTYWAAEAARWLKAGR
- a CDS encoding uroporphyrinogen-III synthase, producing MTRARKTPGRIAFVGSGPGDAGLLTVRARHVITSASLVVTDPDVPADIVGLAAEGAEVRPAVGDPADVALDLANEAKTGRPVVRLVAGDPLTADAVVREVQAVAKTDVAFDIVPGVPAGSAVPAYAGVALGAVHAEVDVRGDVDWASLAKVPGALVLHTAGTHLAEAASALVEHGRAAQTPVAVTASGTTVQQRTIDTTLASLAADAGELQGQLVVTIGDVVSERNSLSWWESRALYGWKVLVPRTKEQAGSMSERLWSHGAVSHEVPTISVEPPRSPAQMERAVKGLVDGRYQWVVFTSTNAVRAVWEKFREFGLDARAFSGVKIACVGEATAEKVRSFGINPELVPSGEQSSEGLLQDFPPHDDILDPVDRVLLPRADIATETLAAGLRERGWEIDDVTAYRTVRAAPPPAETREMIKTGGFDAVCFTSASTVRNLVGIAGKPHARTLVACIGPSTAETAKEFGLRVDVQPEVPQIPVLVDALAEHAARLRAEGALPPPKKAKRARRS
- the hemC gene encoding hydroxymethylbilane synthase; the encoded protein is MNKTLRIGTRGSALAMAQTSWVAEALEKAGYRTELVTVSTPGDRSMAPIAEIGVGVFTSALRDALADGEVDVAVHSYKDLPTAPDPRLSLAAVPVREDPRDALVARDGLTLGELPPGSVVGTGSPRRAGQLKALGLGLEVRDIRGNVDTRMRKVTDGELDAVVLARAGLARVGRLAGITETLDPLQMLPAPAQGALAVECRVDDVDTEHLLQSVLDDQASRVAVAAERAMLAALEAGCSAPVGALAEVVEDLDADGRVAQRLFVRGVVAVDDASGRVDLLRASVTGETTAAEQLGRELAAQLLDARAALLSGPGQ
- a CDS encoding glutamyl-tRNA reductase codes for the protein MNLLTVGLSHHSAPVRVLERVAIGADELGKVLHELLQRDHICEAFVVSTCNRVEVYAVAETFHGGLEDVTSVLARHSGSDVAELTDHMYVFYAGAAVEHLFSVAAGLDSMVVGEAQILGQIRQSYGVADEAGTVGRTLHELAQQALRVGKRVHAETGIDSEGASVVSEALADAETELGGLAGRRALLVGAGSMGGLAAAQLRRAGIGEVVIANRTAVNGERLAESLRTDGVPASAVALDGLRSAISWADLVVTCTGAVGAVVTTEHVETGDRGPLVFCDLGLPRDTAPEVAELPGVTVVDLATLQRRLSEQQGGNESERAAAIVAEEVRGYLAAQRSAEVTPTVTALRKRAAEVVDAELLRLDSKLPALEGDVRDELARTVRRVVDKLLHAPTVRVKQLASTPGGSGYADALRELFELDPQTAAVLGTAQADDGRARGSASVAEARRAGAPGARDELRDLPAQDGDDR